One segment of Mycolicibacterium baixiangningiae DNA contains the following:
- a CDS encoding Fpg/Nei family DNA glycosylase, which produces MPELPEVEALADHLRRNAVGLPIGRVDVSAFSVLKTFDPPITALHGREVTDAHRWGKYLGLQAGDLHLITHLSRAGWLRWSDKLAGAPLKPGKGPIALRVHLGTPGEAHRPDVAAGAARPDVAAGAAPGFDLTEAGTQKRLAVWLVDDPTLVPGIATLGPDALELTAEDLGALLAKQGGRIKTVITDQKVIAGIGNAYSDEILHVAQLSPFATANKLTAAQLGGLHDAMISVLTDAVSRSVGQQAATLKGEKRSGLRVHARTGLPCPVCGDTVREVSFADKSFQYCPTCQTGGKVLADRRMSRLLK; this is translated from the coding sequence ATGCCGGAACTACCCGAGGTCGAAGCACTGGCCGACCACCTGCGGCGCAACGCCGTCGGACTGCCGATCGGACGCGTCGACGTGTCGGCGTTCTCGGTGCTCAAGACATTCGACCCGCCGATCACCGCACTGCATGGACGCGAGGTCACCGACGCCCACCGCTGGGGGAAGTACCTCGGGCTGCAGGCCGGCGACCTGCACCTGATCACCCATCTGTCGCGCGCCGGCTGGCTGCGCTGGTCGGACAAGCTGGCGGGCGCACCCCTGAAACCCGGTAAGGGGCCCATCGCGCTGCGGGTGCACCTCGGCACGCCCGGGGAGGCACATCGGCCCGATGTCGCCGCCGGGGCGGCTCGGCCCGATGTCGCCGCCGGGGCGGCTCCGGGATTCGACCTCACCGAGGCGGGCACCCAGAAACGCCTGGCGGTCTGGCTCGTCGACGACCCCACCCTGGTGCCCGGCATCGCCACGCTGGGGCCCGACGCGCTGGAGCTGACGGCCGAGGATCTCGGCGCGCTGCTGGCGAAGCAGGGCGGGCGCATCAAGACCGTCATCACCGATCAGAAGGTGATCGCCGGCATCGGCAACGCCTACAGCGACGAGATCCTGCACGTCGCCCAGTTGTCGCCGTTCGCCACCGCCAACAAGCTGACCGCCGCCCAACTCGGCGGCCTGCACGACGCGATGATCTCGGTGCTGACCGACGCGGTGTCGCGGTCGGTGGGGCAGCAGGCCGCCACCCTCAAGGGCGAGAAGCGATCCGGGTTGCGGGTGCACGCACGCACCGGGCTGCCGTGTCCGGTCTGCGGGGACACGGTGCGCGAGGTGTCGTTCGCCGACAAGTCGTTCCAGTACTGCCCGACCTGTCAGACCGGCGGCAAGGTGCTCGCCGACCGGCGGATGTCACGGCTGCTCAAATAG
- a CDS encoding SDR family oxidoreductase: protein MTRQRILITGASSGLGAGMARAFAAKGRDLALCARRVDRLDELKNELTQRYPNITVAVAELDVNDHDQVPKVFAALADELGGIDRVIVNAGVGKGAPLGSGKLWANKATIETNLVAALVQIETALEMFKHTGSGHLVLISSVLGNKGVPGVKAAYAASKAGVSSLGESLRAEYAKGPIRVTVLEPGYIESEMTAKSASTMLMTDTETGVAAMVRVIEKESGRAAVPWWPWAPLVQVMRVLPPRLTKLFG from the coding sequence ATGACCCGCCAGAGAATCCTGATCACCGGGGCGAGCTCCGGACTGGGCGCAGGAATGGCCCGGGCGTTCGCCGCCAAGGGCCGCGACCTCGCGTTGTGCGCCCGCCGCGTCGACCGGCTCGATGAGCTGAAAAACGAACTGACGCAACGGTATCCGAACATCACGGTCGCGGTCGCCGAACTCGACGTCAACGACCACGACCAGGTGCCGAAGGTGTTCGCGGCGCTGGCCGACGAACTCGGCGGCATCGACCGCGTCATCGTCAACGCCGGAGTCGGCAAGGGCGCACCGCTGGGCTCGGGCAAGCTGTGGGCCAACAAGGCGACCATCGAGACCAACCTCGTCGCGGCGCTCGTGCAGATCGAGACGGCGCTCGAGATGTTCAAGCACACCGGCAGCGGCCATCTCGTGCTGATCTCGTCGGTACTGGGCAATAAGGGTGTGCCGGGCGTGAAGGCCGCCTACGCCGCGAGCAAGGCCGGGGTGTCCTCGCTGGGGGAGTCGCTGCGCGCCGAGTACGCGAAGGGGCCGATCCGCGTCACCGTCCTCGAACCCGGCTACATCGAATCGGAGATGACCGCGAAGTCCGCGTCGACGATGCTCATGACCGACACCGAGACCGGCGTCGCCGCGATGGTCCGCGTGATCGAGAAGGAGTCCGGCCGCGCCGCCGTGCCGTGGTGGCCGTGGGCGCCGCTGGTGCAGGTGATGCGGGTGCTGCCGCCGCGGCTGACCAAACTGTTC